In one window of Saccharomyces paradoxus chromosome VII, complete sequence DNA:
- the ALK1 gene encoding protein kinase ALK1 (Protein kinase~similar to YGL021W) → MDFETSFEEFVEDKRFIALEVSDNDDDYDTDLTADTADELENSAILKLRDSKASLNVTTGNNTSRKTTATSKKRWSLLSNHSAVSSSKSKKRWSVLSSSFTSESHKDRESRNALQQKRKSLQSYSSLDTVASNSSISASSSLKRSSTGLSLRQLFTKIGINDEISQPGIGIPQGKENLPPALGKKTSSIAPTSSENRLRTPLKPLVNHSKRSTLQLQQQQPLYNASLSSRRSSISSTVSSASSSKWRFWKRDKGQTPAMLQADHHSLKSFPAVNRRDSMTPVEPRNKAKHKTSFSDFHKAIFSSNTYSESSDTVSSMETTLKNKASSSSLSLNVLKKRSSQSSLKHKSSHASLQKFKRNKGKSSMMPPSTATNSSNDDSCSYSSKNSALSHRISLPVPDQVSRDKIQNKLRNSTSLLSLTSKSSLPMNKNDHDETLLRQILQNCDIKRILNPAKGDILPLINDVNHLSSIQLTSHVWQIGEVICKKVSLGPIDDITWDRKSLSLQELEKLKIMKQKFNGTPQLLKSFVVKEANGALYLYLLFKDHGTPISLISLKNWKQILKIFWSCVGIIHGLETNLKFEHRNLTLDNILIDGNGNITIIDFKCSRLQTPQDDVIFLRLDHPLFFLNGKDKSKINEYQYQFEFEIYQSMRVSLNMDASAFEPMTNLYWLYYLSRVLLKLGDRKLGKNDINRDKMARVISHLETNLAVHKRGGQLFKRLETADIKNTGDLLKLYK, encoded by the coding sequence ATGGATTTTGAAACGTCGTTTGAGGAATTCGTCGAAGATAAACGATTCATTGCCCTAGAGGTATctgataatgatgatgattatgACACTGATCTGACTGCTGATACCGCCGACGAGCTGGAGAACTCTGCCATTTTAAAGTTGAGAGACTCCAAAGCATCCTTGAACGTTACCACCGGTAATAATACATCAAGGAAGACGACTGCCACTTCTAAAAAACGATGGTCTCTATTGTCCAACCACTCCGCCGTTTCATCATCCAAATCTAAGAAAAGATGGTCTGTGCTTTCTTCGAGCTTTACCAGTGAATCCCACAAGGACAGAGAATCGAGAAACGCTTTgcaacaaaaaagaaagtcCTTGCAAAGTTATTCAAGCTTGGATACAGTCGCATCTAATAGCTCTATctctgcttcttcttctttgaaaagatCGTCCACGGGTCTTTCTCTCAGGCAACTATTTACTAAGATAGGCATAAACGATGAGATATCACAACCTGGGATTGGAATTCCACAAGGTAAGGAAAATCTACCTCCAGCTCTGGGGAAGAAAACTTCATCTATTGCTCCCACCAGCTCAGAAAACAGACTTAGGACGCCATTGAAACCGCTTGTTAATCATTCAAAAAGGTCTACTCTACAActacaacagcaacaaccaTTGTATAATGCATCGTTGTCCTCAAGAAGATCgtcaatttcttccacTGTTTCTTCTGCCAGCTCCTCTAAATGGAGGTTCTGGAAGAGAGATAAGGGCCAGACACCCGCAATGTTGCAAGCAGATCACCATTCTTTAAAATCCTTTCCGGCGGTAAACCGTCGTGATTCCATGACGCCTGTTGAGCCACGGAATAAGGCCAAACACAAGACTTCCTTTTCAGACTTCCATAAAGCTATTTTCAGCTCAAATACATATTCCGAAAGTAGTGACACAGTATCATCCATGGAGACgactttaaaaaataaagcatcttcttcaagtcTATCCTTGAACgtattgaagaaaaggagcTCGCAATCAAGTTTGAAGCACAAGAGCTCACATGCATCCTtacaaaaattcaaaaggaACAAGGGGAAGTCTTCCATGATGCCACCATCCACAGCAACTAATAGTAGCAATGATGATTCCTGCAGTTATAGTTCCAAGAATTCTGCCTTGAGTCATCGAATCTCGTTACCTGTGCCAGACCAAGTTTCCCGCGATaaaatacaaaataaattaaGGAATTCAACCTCGTTGCTCTCATTAACTTCCAAATCATCTTTACCaatgaacaaaaatgaCCACGATGAGACACTTCTAAGacaaattttacaaaattgtgatataaaaagaattttaaaCCCTGCAAAAGGAGATATATTGCCTTTAATCAATGATGTAAATCATCTGTCATCGATACAGCTAACATCGCATGTCTGGCAAATTGGTGAAGTAATTTGTAAAAAAGTCTCTCTCGGCCCTATTGATGACATTACATGGGATAGAAAGTCTTTATCTTTACAGGAATTGGAGAAACTCAAAATtatgaaacaaaaatttaatgGCACACCGcaattattgaaaagttttgtTGTTAAAGAGGCAAATGGTGCGTTGTATTTGTACTTACTGTTTAAAGATCACGGTACCCCAATTTCCTTAATCTcactgaaaaattggaagcAGATCttaaagattttttggtCTTGTGTTGGTATAATCCATGGGTTGGAAACAAATTTGAAGTTTGAACATCGCAATCTTACTTTGGATAATATTCTAATAGATGGTAATGGGAATATAACAATTATTGACTTCAAATGCAGTAGATTGCAAACGCCTCAAGACGATGTTATATTCCTACGATTGGATCACCCACTCTTTTTCCTGAATGGAAAAGATAAGAGTAAAATTAATGAATACCAATATCAATTTGAGTTTGAAATCTATCAGAGTATGCGTGTCTCGTTGAACATGGACGCGTCAGCCTTTGAGCCCATGACGAACTTGTATTGGTTATACTATTTGTCACGGGTCTTACTAAAGTTGGGTGACAGAAAGCTTGGTAAGAATGATATAAACAGGGATAAAATGGCTAGGGTGATAAGTCATTTGGAAACGAACTTGGCAGTTCATAAAAGAGGGGGGCAATTATTCAAGAGATTGGAGACCGCGGACATTAAGAATACTGGAGATTTACTAAAActttataaataa
- the GET1 gene encoding GET complex subunit GET1 (Subunit of the GET complex~similar to YGL020C), protein MHWAAAVAVFFIVVTKFLQYTNKYHEKWISKFAPGNELSKKYLAKIKERHELKEFNNSISAQDNYAKWTKNNRKLDSLDKEINNLKDGIQSENKAFQAHLHKLKLLTLTVPFFVFKIVYGKTPIYQLSSSTSTLFPTFVSGVWSQGWLYVILHPLRTISQKWHIMEGKFGVSKFDGVALQSVSLGIWVWALMNVLNGIEFIVNQLFLTPNMEPPASTETQEEKSVDSVDDTVILD, encoded by the coding sequence atgcatTGGGCAGCAGCGGTGGCGGTATTCTTTATCGTGGTTACGAAGTTTCTGCAATATACAAACAAATACCACGAGAAATGGATCTCTAAATTTGCACCAGGCAATGaattatccaaaaaataCCTGGCCAAGATCAAAGAGCGTCAcgaattaaaagaattcAACAACTCTATTTCTGCCCAGGATAATTATGCCAAGTGGACCAAGAACAATAGAAAATTGGACTCAttagataaagaaataaataactTGAAGGATGGAATACAATCAGAAAATAAAGCCTTTCAAGCCCATCTTCACAAACTCAAATTATTGACGTTGACGGTGCCATTTTTCGTGTTCAAGATCGTATACGGCAAGACGCCCATTTACCAGTTGAGTTCTTCGACTAGCACTTTGTTTCCTACGTTTGTTAGTGGCGTTTGGTCTCAAGGCTGGTTATATGTTATATTGCATCCCCTAAGAACCATTTCTCAGAAATGGCATATTATGGAGGGCAAATTTGGTGTCTCTAAGTTTGATGGTGTCGCTCTTCAAAGCGTCTCTTTGGGGATCTGGGTTTGGGCATTGATGAACGTTTTAAATGGAATAGAATTTATCGTTAACCAATTGTTTCTGACCCCCAACATGGAACCACCTGCATCTACGGAGACtcaagaagagaaaagcGTAGATTCTGTCGACGATACCGTTATTCTAGATTAG
- the CKB1 gene encoding casein kinase 2 regulatory subunit CKB1 (Beta regulatory subunit of casein kinase 2 (CK2)~similar to YGL019W), with translation MSQEFVEDYSRTGSSDDEDSGAYDEWIPSFCSRFGHEYFCQVPTEFIEDDFNMTSLSQEVPHYRKALDLILDLEAMSDEEEDEDDVVEEDEVDQEMQSNDGHDEGKRRNKSPVVNKSIIEHAAEQLYGLIHARFILTKPGLQAMAEKFDHKEFGTCPRYYCNGMQLLPCGLSDTVGKHTVRLYCPSCQDLYLPQSSRFLCLEGAFWGTSFPGVFLKHFKELEEYVERKSKESYELKVFGFRINDEAVSGPRMKWLRQYPSTEEDWEEFAKCEFETPAV, from the coding sequence ATGTCGCAAGAGTTTGTAGAAGATTATTCACGTACAGGATCCTCAGACGACGAGGATAGTGGAGCATATGACGAGTGGATCCCATCGTTCTGTTCCAGATTTGGCCACGAATACTTCTGCCAAGTTCCCACAGAGTTTATCGAGGATGATTTCAATATGACCTCATTATCTCAAGAGGTACCTCACTACCGAAAAGCCCTGGATTTGATATTAGATTTGGAGGCCATgagtgatgaagaagaggatgaagacGACGTGGtggaagaagacgaagTGGACCAAGAGATGCAAAGTAACGACGGCCACGATGAAGGCAAAAGGAGAAATAAGTCGCCAGTGGTGAATAAGAGCATTATCGAGCACGCAGCAGAACAGTTATACGGATTGATCCACGCAAGGTTCATTCTAACCAAGCCAGGCCTGCAGGCAATggctgaaaaatttgaccACAAGGAATTCGGAACGTGTCCCCGCTACTACTGTAATGGCATGCAATTGCTGCCTTGTGGTCTGAGCGATACAGTCGGGAAACACACCGTAAGGTTGTACTGTCCCAGTTGTCAGGACTTGTATCTTCCTCAATCCTCTAGATTCCTGTGTCTAGAAGGTGCGTTTTGGGGGACAAGCTTCCCTGGTGTGTTTTTGAAAcatttcaaagaattggaagagTATGTggaaaggaaaagtaaAGAATCATATGAGTTGAAAGTTTTTGGATTCAGGATAAATGATGAGGCAGTATCTGGCCCTAGAATGAAGTGGTTGAGGCAATACCCATCCACGGAGGAGGACTGGGAAGAATTTGCCAAATGCGAGTTCGAGACACCGGCGGTTTAA
- the JAC1 gene encoding J-type chaperone JAC1 (Specialized J-protein that functions in Fe-S cluster biogenesis~similar to YGL018C), with translation MLKYLVQRRFTSTFYELFPKTFPKKLPVWTIDQSKLRKEYRQLQAQHHPDMAQQGSEQSSTLNQAYHTLKDPLRRSQYMLKLLRNIDLTQEQTSHEVTTSDPQLLLKVLDIHDELSQMDDEAGVKQLEKENKQRIQDIEAQLEQCYNDKDYAAALKSTVELKYWYNLAKAFKDWAPGKPLELNH, from the coding sequence ATGTTGAAGTACTTGGTTCAACGAAGGTTCACTTCTACATTCTACGAGCTGTTCCCAAAGACTTTCCCTAAAAAACTACCGGTTTGGACCATAGATCAATCCAAATTAAGGAAGGAGTATAGGCAATTACAAGCGCAGCACCACCCAGATATGGCTCAACAAGGTAGTGAACAGTCGTCAACGCTTAACCAAGCTTACCATACGCTCAAAGATCCCCTCAGAAGGTCGCAATATATGCTAAAGCTCTTGCGCAATATCGATTTGACGCAAGAACAGACTTCACATGAGGTCACTACCAGTGATCCACAGCTCTTATTGAAAGTTCTAGACATCCATGATGAATTGTCTCAGATGGATGATGAAGCTGGTGTGAAGcaattagaaaaagaaaacaaacaaagGATTCAGGATATTGAAGCCCAGTTGGAACAATGCTACAATGACAAGGATTACGCCGCTGCGCTGAAATCAACCGTGGAGTTGAAGTATTGGTACAACTTGGCCAAGGCATTCAAAGACTGGGCTCCGGGAAAACCGTTGGAATTGAATCATTAA
- the ATE1 gene encoding arginyltransferase (Arginyl-tRNA-protein transferase~similar to YGL017W), translated as MPGRFVIWAPSMHNEPASKCGYCHGNKGGNRDQLFALDSWAHRYMNKMDVIEIENCTIGSFVEHMDVETYDRLCNMGFRRSGKFLYKVDPLRNCCRLYTIRTAPQELNMTKELKKCVNRFATRITGDDYRPAAIPSSDFVGKIVNAEMNSKKFHTRFEPALYSDEKYQLFVKYQENVHQDYNNSAKSFKRFLCDTPFGPEAVLGTQESWEQLNNWQRMRPGEKLKHVGPVHECYYYEGKLIAITVSDILPSGISSVYFIWDPDYSKWSLGKLSALRDLAIIQKTNLQYYYLGYYIQDCPKMNYKANYGAEVLDVCHSKYIPLKTIQGMISRGKLFVLGEEEAKVSKELYMVDTDTGRGGIFSTNAVVKYKNIAEEIYGVEGRAFKSANESALELKELYGIPYKEEDLDTIYHLKEQKVHSPSGIPNVVPGLLPLWELLDIMQSGKITDLEGRLFLFEIEMDGIRPLVNFYNEPPNVKKRICDVIRLYGFETCMKAVILYSEQM; from the coding sequence ATGCCTGGTAGATTTGTTATTTGGGCACCCTCAATGCATAATGAGCCTGCATCCAAGTGTGGGTATTGTCACGGCAATAAGGGGGGAAACAGGGACCAGTTGTTCGCATTGGATTCATGGGCCCATCGTTATATGAACAAAATGGACGTTatagaaattgaaaactgCACAATTGGCTCTTTTGTGGAACATATGGATGTGGAGACGTATGACCGCCTATGTAATATGGGATTCAGACGGTCCGGTAAGTTTCTTTATAAAGTGGATCCATTGAGAAATTGTTGTAGACTATACACTATAAGAACCGCCCCTCAAGAATTAAATATGACAaaggaattgaaaaaatgcgTCAATCGCTTTGCCACTAGAATAACAGGTGATGACTATCGCCCAGCTGCTATTCCAAGCAGTGATTTTGTTGGCAAGATCGTTAATGCAGAGATGAATTCTAAAAAATTCCATACCAGATTTGAGCCCGCACTTTATAGTGACGAAAAGTATCAGTTATTTGTCAAATATCAGGAAAATGTACATCAGGACTACAATAATTCGGCCAAATCCTTCAAGCGGTTCCTATGTGACACGCCCTTTGGCCCTGAAGCGGTGCTGGGGACACAAGAATCGTGGGAACAGTTGAACAATTGGCAGCGTATGAGGCCCGGTGAGAAACTGAAGCATGTGGGGCCTGTCCACGAATGTTACTACTATGAGGGTAAATTGATTGCCATCACAGTGTCAGATATCTTGCCCAGCGGTATATCTTCGGTGTATTTTATTTGGGATCCAGATTACAGTAAATGGTCCTTAGGGAAGCTTAGTGCTTTGCGTGATCTTGCCATCATTCAAAAGACAAATCTACAATACTATTATCTGGGGTACTATATCCAGGACTGCCCCAAAATGAATTATAAAGCAAACTACGGGGCAGAAGTATTGGATGTGTGTCACAGTAAATATATCCCATTGAAAACCATTCAGGGTATGATTTCCAGAGGTAAACTCTTTGTCCTGGGTGAAGAAGAGGCAAAGGTTTCCAAGGAGCTCTACATGGTTGACACTGATACCGGAAGAGGaggaatattttcaactaATGCCGTTGTCAAGTACAAGAACATTGCTGAGGAAATATACGGTGTGGAAGGCCGTGCATTCAAATCTGCAAATGAGTCTGCATTGGAATTGAAAGAGCTCTACGGTATACCgtataaagaagaagaccTGGATACCATCTACCATTTGAAAGAGCAGAAGGTCCATTCTCCAAGTGGTATTCCTAATGTGGTGCCCGGATTGCTCCCGTTGTGGGAGTTGCTGGACATTATGCAATCCGGCAAGATTACTGACCTGGAGGGAAGATTATTCTTATTTGAAATCGAAATGGACGGAATCCGACCATTAGTGAACTTTTATAATGAACCTCCGAATGTCAAGAAACGTATTTGTGACGTGATTAGGTTATATGGCTTCGAAACTTGCATGAAAGCCGTCATTCTATATAGTGAGCAGATGTGA
- the KAP122 gene encoding Kap122p (Karyopherin beta~similar to YGL016W), whose translation MSSIHEVVALIEELYSPHPKHDVNQIQQSLQSIQKSEQGFHLANELLSDDKYSANVKYFGALTLTVQLNTRGENDYETLWNVFKSNLLYLTKFSTLYVSNPNMYGQSLIIIKKLMSNLSLIFTKINDPQLNSVGSENLIKQWNNPINTFIQLMSVQNQNIHADQLLLDSINCSLTYEQLSQFVSLSQKHNELALTFTEIIVEDLTKFQTKRHSMSQIHEVVHEHLYISTMALINLNLTAQAVFNPTVFDCITAWINYISLTRSVSPSGRMDLSEIFQNLIDLMYQSTEGSDGYENAEKILTIFGNVFANDPLLMSYDLRQQIECIFLGVVRPDSGITDISNKNSWMLQYMNYLVTNDFFSELKELAICIVDFLQINTLSVCNKLFTNIQATDNGQVQDEFIQEYIKVLLQMTNFPLTPVLQEFFSVRMVDFWLDLSDAYTNLASETLRPNSIELSTRIFQQLINIYLPKISLSVKQRIIEEDGESTSMNEFDDFRNAVSDLAQSLWSILGNDNLTNVLINGMGQMPAASDETLIIKDSDVLFRIETMCFVLNTILVDMTLSESPWIKNIVHSNKFFNQNVISVFQTGFQTSAGTKVGQILKLDFVRTSTTLIGTLAGYFKQESFQLNPYVEALFQGLHTCTNFTSKNEQEKISNDKLEVMVIKAVSTLCETCREELTPYLMHFISFLNTVIMPDSNVSHFTRTKLVRSIGYVVQCQVSNGPEEQAKYISQLTDLLSGSIEHCLASSAQLQEQQDYINCLLCCISELATSLIQPTEIIENDALLQRLPQFQNFWSTDPLLIRSKIMCTIDKVLDNPIYGKNSAFVEISCLIVGKGLNLPDGEPYFLKYSMSDIINFVLRHVPNCELATCLPYFVYLLEKLISEFRAELTPQEFDFMFEKILLVYYDAYIINDPDLLQMTIGFVNNVLDVKPGLAIGSKHWTSFILPQFLKLLPSREKFTIVAVAKFWTKLINNKKYKQEDLTTVRQQVSSIGGELVYQIMYGLFHTQRSDLNSYTDLLRALVAKFPIEAREWLVAVLPQICNNPAGHEKFINKLLITRGSRAAGNVILQWWLDCTTLPNYQA comes from the coding sequence ATGAGCTCCATTCACGAGGTTGTGGCTCTTATTGAAGAGCTGTACTCTCCTCATCCGAAACATGACGTTAATCAGATTCAACAGAGTTTACAGTCAATCCAGAAATCAGAGCAAGGCTTCCACCTAGCTAATGAACTGCTATCTGATGACAAGTACTCTGCGAACGTCAAGTACTTTGGTGCGCTGACTTTAACTGTGCAACTAAATACACGGGGTGAAAACGATTATGAAACCTTATGGAATGTCTTCAAATCAAATTTATTGTACTTGACAAAATTCAGTACATTATACGTTTCCAATCCTAATATGTACGGTCAGTctctaataataataaaaaagttaatGTCAAACTTGTCATTGATCTTCACTAAAATCAACGATCCGCAGCTTAACAGCGTTGGCAGTGAAAATTTGATTAAGCAATGGAACAATCCCATAAATACGTTTATTCAACTTATGTCggttcaaaatcaaaacattCATGCAGACCAATTATTGCTTGACTCAATCAACTGTTCCTTAACGTATGAACAATTGTCTCAATTCGTTAGTTTATCTCAGAAACATAATGAATTAGCATTGACGTTTACAGAAATTATTGTCGAAGATTTGACGAAGTTCCAAACAAAGAGGCACTCAATGTCTCAAATCCACGAAGTAGTCCATGAGCACCTGTATATTTCGACTATGGCGTTGATTAACTTGAACTTGACTGCACAAGCTGTCTTCAATCCTACCGTATTTGATTGTATTACTGCCTGGATTAACTATATCTCATTGACTAGAAGTGTATCTCCAAGTGGTAGAATGGATCTATcggaaatttttcaaaatctgaTTGATCTGATGTATCAGTCTACTGAAGGATCAGACGGTTATGAAAATGCTGAAAAGATCCTAACAATATTTGGTAACGTTTTTGCTAATGATCCACTGTTAATGAGTTACGATTTGAGACAACAAATTGAGTGTATTTTCCTAGGTGTAGTAAGGCCTGATTCTGGTATAACCGACATATCGAACAAAAATTCTTGGATGCTACAATATATGAATTATTTAGTTACcaatgatttcttttccgAATTGAAGGAGTTGGCCATTTGTATTGTGGACTTCTTGCAAATTAACACGTTAAGTGTTTGTAATAAATTATTCACCAACATTCAAGCGACTGATAATGGTCAAGTTCAAGACGAATTTATTCAAGAGTATATTAAAGTCCTTTTGCAGATGACCAATTTTCCCTTAACCCCTGTCTTACAAGAATTCTTTTCCGTAAGAATGGTCGATTTTTGGTTGGATTTATCGGATGCTTACACTAATTTAGCTAGTGAAACTTTAAGGCCAAATTCTATTGAGTTGTCTACAcgaatttttcagcagTTGATCAATATTTACTTACCTAAAATTTCCTTGAGTGTCAAACAAAGAataattgaagaagatggtGAGAGCACTTCTATGAAcgaatttgatgattttaGAAACGCTGTCAGTGATCTTGCTCAATCCCTTTGGTCCATTTTGGGAAACGATAATTTAACAAATGTTCTAATTAACGGTATGGGCCAAATGCCTGCTGCGAGTGATGAGACTCTCATCATCAAAGATTCTGATGTTTTGTTCCGAATTGAAACAATGTGCTTTGTATTGAATACTATATTAGTTGATATGACACTATCGGAAAGCCCATGGATCAAAAACATCgttcattccaacaaattcttcaacCAAAATGTCATATCCGTCTTCCAAACTGGTTTCCAAACTAGTGCCGGCACAAAAGTCGGTCAAATTCTGAAACTTGACTTTGTAAGAACAAGCACAACCTTAATCGGTACTTTGGCTGGTTATTTTAAACAagaatcttttcaattaaaCCCATATGTAGAAGCTTTATTCCAAGGGTTACATACTTGCACCAATTTTACTAGTAAAAAcgagcaagaaaaaatttcgaaCGATAAACTTGAAGTTATGGTGATTAAAGCAGTCTCAACATTATGTGAAACATGCCGTGAGGAGTTGACTCCATATTTGATGCATTTTATAAGCTTCTTAAACACTGTCATTATGCCAGACTCCAATGTTTCACATTTTACTAGGACCAAGTTGGTTAGATCCATAGGTTATGTCGTTCAATGTCAAGTCTCTAACGGTCCAGAGGAGCAAGCTAAATATATTTCACAATTGACGGATCTATTAAGCGGGTCAATAGAGCATTGTTTGGCTTCATCTGCACAGTTACAAGAGCAACAAGATTATATCAACTGTTTATTATGCTGTATATCTGAGCTAGCAACAAGTTTGATCCAACCTACTGAAATTATCGAAAATGATGCACTTCTACAAAGGTTACCtcagtttcaaaatttctggTCCACCGATCCTTTACTAATTCGATCGAAAATTATGTGCACGATTGATAAGGTCTTGGATAATCCAATATACGGTAAAAACTCTGCGTTTGTAGAGATCAGTTGTTTGATTGTTGGTAAAGGATTAAATTTGCCCGACGGGGAACCGTATTTCCTCAAGTACAGTATGTCAGATATTataaattttgttttgagGCACGTTCCCAATTGTGAGCTTGCTACTTGTTTGCCTTATTTCGTCTATTTATTAGAAAAGCTTATTTCTGAATTTAGGGCTGAGCTAACGCCGCAGGAATTTGATTTCATGTTTGAGAAGATTCTTCTAGTCTATTATGATGCATATATTATCAATGATCCGGACCTTTTACAAATGACAATAGGTTTTGTTAATAACGTTTTGGACGTAAAGCCGGGTTTGGCTATTGGCAGTAAACATTGGACTTCGTTTATACTACctcaatttttgaaattgctaccttcaagagaaaaattcaCAATTGTTGCGGTGGCAAAGTTTTGGACTAAGTTGATCAATAACAAGAAATACAAGCAAGAAGACCTAACGACTGTCAGGCAACAAGTTTCCTCTATAGGAGGTGAGCTTGTGTACCAAATTATGTATGGTTTATTCCACACACAAAGGTCAGATTTGAATAGTTACACAGATTTGCTAAGAGCTTTGGTAGCTAAGTTTCCGATTGAGGCAAGAGAGTGGCTAGTCGCTGTTTTGCCCCAAATATGTAACAATCCCGCAGGtcatgaaaaattcattaatAAACTACTTATTACGAGGGGAAGCAGAGCAGCTGGGAACGTTATTTTGCAGTGGTGGCTGGATTGTACTACACTTCCAAACTACCAAGCATGA
- the BIL2 gene encoding Bil2p (similar to YGL015C), translating into MEDTIRPLNYIDMETSRPINLFETTNNLKSSLKKFSQKAKASHIPRERIHHFRKWKNKTESLSDDSSKPPPDINSLRFNNYPQSGALPVNVFLPPRSLDMYWNEEQFQIEMEILEFLSLKTSNEYCTSED; encoded by the coding sequence ATGGAAGATACGATACGCCCGTTAAATTACATAGATATGGAGACCAGCAGGCCCATAAACCTGTTTGAAACAACTAATAATCTAAAAAGCTCGTTAAAAAAGTTTTCGCAAAAGGCAAAGGCATCACACATTCCTAGAGAAAGAATTCACCACTttagaaaatggaaaaacaaaaccGAATCACTTTCAGATGATAGTTCGAAGCCTCCTCCAGACATTAACTCTCTACGTTTCAACAACTACCCACAGTCTGGCGCCCTGCCTGTAAATGTTTTCCTACCCCCTAGAAGCTTGGACATGTATTGGAATGAAGAGCAGTTCCAGATAGAGATGGaaattttagaattttTGTCACTAAAAACTAGTAATGAATACTGCACTTCAGAGGATTAA